From one Thalassobaculum sp. OXR-137 genomic stretch:
- a CDS encoding glycosyltransferase, giving the protein MTDTNATDFAVGETRWQPTTASGGERLMITVVLIAVLTSLAVTVPSSVFDPLSDTFLLSIGIIGVWRYSWWIFHALRACYYLRFRFPRIRRHAEAAGNAPVDHVYCLVTSYSIDPQVSWPVYESLFHEVASYGRPATIVAAVSHQSDVDLLERIAETVGLPDRVELVTMFQDGTGKRPAMAEALRAISRRMPTENAICIFMDGDVVVRPGALSKVVPVLQANPQIGAATADNRGMTEGGGWTREWYDLRFAQRHLLMSSMSLSGRLLVLTGRFSVIRAHLATDPSFIQQIENDAIEHWRLGRINFLSGDDKSTWFWLLKRGWGMIYLPDVRADSFEELPASNLVVGAVSLLKRWYGNMLRTSDRAIALGPHRMGLFPWWCLVDQRLSMWTSLVGPVVAIILAITYDPAFLLVYGLWILGTRTVVGSILCLLVRGRWAPHWPWMLFMNQILGGVVKSFVFFRMDRQKWTRQEITTSGSGSAGSGSAVLHGLALACFASLLVMYSGTVEWPNAATVRVSFPESRGGPGQEDSSWLDIALERLPTDRALPLTDGTYRLTRLVRSERPGRVLVGAGSDTRLEVHSGMLVTGGGVSDGATFCPPAGTLPVACLLGGPKPLELRNLVVRTHAEPARDATAAAILP; this is encoded by the coding sequence ATGACCGACACCAATGCCACCGACTTCGCCGTCGGCGAGACACGATGGCAGCCGACCACCGCCTCCGGCGGCGAGCGGCTGATGATCACGGTGGTCCTGATCGCGGTGCTGACCAGCCTCGCCGTCACCGTTCCGAGTTCCGTCTTCGATCCGCTCAGCGATACCTTCCTGCTCAGCATCGGGATCATTGGCGTGTGGCGGTATTCCTGGTGGATCTTCCACGCCCTGCGGGCCTGCTACTACCTGCGGTTCCGGTTTCCCCGCATCCGACGCCACGCCGAAGCCGCGGGCAACGCGCCCGTCGACCACGTCTACTGCCTGGTCACGTCGTATTCGATCGATCCTCAGGTGAGCTGGCCGGTCTACGAGTCGCTGTTCCATGAGGTGGCGTCCTACGGGCGGCCCGCGACCATCGTCGCCGCCGTCAGCCATCAGAGCGACGTCGACCTTCTGGAGCGGATCGCCGAGACCGTCGGCCTGCCGGACCGGGTGGAACTGGTCACCATGTTCCAGGACGGGACCGGCAAGCGGCCGGCCATGGCCGAGGCGCTGCGCGCGATCTCCCGCCGCATGCCGACCGAGAACGCCATCTGCATCTTCATGGATGGCGATGTGGTGGTCCGGCCGGGCGCACTGTCCAAGGTCGTGCCGGTGCTTCAGGCGAACCCGCAGATCGGTGCGGCGACCGCCGACAACCGCGGCATGACCGAAGGCGGCGGCTGGACCCGCGAATGGTACGACCTGCGCTTCGCCCAGCGGCACCTGCTGATGTCGTCCATGAGCCTGTCCGGCAGGCTCCTGGTGCTCACCGGCCGCTTCAGCGTCATCCGGGCGCATCTGGCGACCGACCCGTCCTTTATCCAGCAGATCGAGAACGACGCCATCGAGCACTGGCGCCTCGGCCGGATCAACTTCCTGAGCGGCGACGACAAGTCGACCTGGTTCTGGCTGCTGAAGCGCGGCTGGGGAATGATCTATCTGCCGGACGTTCGGGCCGACAGTTTCGAGGAGCTGCCCGCCTCCAATCTGGTGGTCGGCGCCGTCTCCCTGCTCAAGCGCTGGTACGGCAACATGCTGCGGACCAGCGACCGGGCGATCGCGCTGGGTCCCCACCGCATGGGCCTGTTCCCCTGGTGGTGCCTGGTCGATCAGCGGCTGTCCATGTGGACGTCCCTCGTGGGCCCGGTGGTCGCGATCATCCTGGCCATCACCTACGACCCGGCCTTCCTGCTGGTCTACGGATTGTGGATCCTCGGCACGCGGACCGTGGTCGGCTCCATCCTGTGCCTGCTGGTGCGCGGCCGATGGGCGCCGCACTGGCCCTGGATGCTGTTCATGAACCAGATCCTCGGCGGCGTGGTGAAGAGCTTCGTGTTCTTCCGCATGGACCGTCAGAAATGGACGCGCCAGGAGATCACGACCTCGGGATCGGGCAGTGCCGGCAGCGGCAGCGCGGTTCTGCATGGCCTCGCCCTCGCCTGTTTCGCCTCCCTGCTGGTGATGTATTCCGGCACCGTCGAGTGGCCCAATGCCGCGACCGTCCGGGTCTCCTTCCCGGAGAGCCGCGGCGGGCCCGGCCAGGAGGACTCGTCCTGGCTGGACATCGCCCTGGAGCGGCTGCCGACCGACCGTGCCCTGCCCCTGACCGACGGGACCTACCGGCTGACCCGCCTGGTGCGCTCCGAGCGTCCCGGCCGCGTGCTGGTCGGGGCCGGGTCCGACACCCGGTTGGAGGTGCATTCGGGCATGCTCGTGACCGGCGGAGGGGTGAGCGACGGCGCCACCTTCTGTCCGCCGGCCGGCACCCTGCCGGTGGCATGTCTGCTCGGCGGGCCGAAGCCCCTGGAACTGAGAAATCTGGTCGTCCGGACCCATGCCGAACCGGCACGGGACGCGACGGCGGCGGCGATCCTGCCATAG
- a CDS encoding tripartite tricarboxylate transporter substrate binding protein, whose amino-acid sequence MKHYFDKASRRLTRRVAMAALAGSAVVLAAGATTTASAAEWPTDAVTIVVAYPAGGGTDISIRALTDTLSEKLGQPVLVQNVAGAGGGVAATKVAKAAPDGYTLLATNSTSITLAPLVQKALYDMDSFEHVAIIGEFQNAFFTGTKQPYDSLDGLIETVKSENRAIKGASQLAIDRLVMQYIAKERGVEFVPVPVSGGSGSVQAVMAGDVDVAFSGGSWAPIVKAGDAKALFAASYERLKLAPDLISMKDLGFPFGVTSHISLHAPAGTPKEIVDKIAAALEPAVQSQPVQNIGEKRFMDMTYRGGDAAAAVMNKERETYQELVKTVGPTN is encoded by the coding sequence AAACACTACTTCGACAAGGCATCCCGGCGGCTGACCCGCCGCGTGGCGATGGCAGCGCTGGCCGGCTCCGCCGTGGTCCTGGCGGCCGGGGCGACCACCACCGCATCGGCGGCGGAATGGCCGACCGACGCCGTCACCATCGTGGTGGCCTATCCCGCCGGCGGCGGCACCGACATCTCGATCCGCGCGCTGACCGATACCCTGAGCGAGAAGCTCGGCCAGCCCGTGCTCGTCCAGAACGTGGCCGGTGCCGGCGGCGGCGTTGCGGCGACCAAGGTCGCCAAGGCGGCTCCGGACGGCTACACGCTGCTGGCCACCAACTCCACCTCGATCACCCTGGCCCCGCTCGTGCAGAAGGCGCTGTACGACATGGACAGCTTCGAGCACGTGGCGATCATCGGCGAGTTCCAGAACGCCTTCTTCACCGGGACCAAGCAGCCCTATGACTCGCTAGACGGGCTGATCGAGACGGTGAAATCCGAAAACCGGGCGATCAAGGGCGCCAGCCAGCTCGCGATCGACCGGCTGGTGATGCAGTACATCGCCAAGGAGCGCGGCGTCGAATTCGTGCCGGTGCCGGTCAGCGGCGGCAGCGGGTCGGTGCAGGCGGTGATGGCAGGCGACGTCGACGTGGCCTTCTCCGGCGGCTCCTGGGCGCCGATCGTCAAGGCGGGCGACGCCAAGGCCCTGTTCGCCGCGTCCTACGAGCGCCTGAAGCTGGCGCCGGACCTGATCTCCATGAAGGATCTCGGTTTCCCGTTCGGCGTGACCTCGCACATCTCCCTGCACGCTCCGGCGGGCACCCCGAAGGAGATCGTCGACAAGATCGCCGCCGCGCTGGAACCGGCGGTGCAGAGCCAGCCGGTCCAGAATATCGGCGAGAAGCGCTTCATGGACATGACCTACCGGGGCGGCGACGCCGCGGCTGCGGTGATGAATAAGGAGCGCGAGACCTACCAGGAACTGGTCAAGACGGTCGGCCCGACCAACTGA